In Rhodamnia argentea isolate NSW1041297 chromosome 1, ASM2092103v1, whole genome shotgun sequence, the genomic window AGATCTTTTTCCCCAAGTTGAATGGTTCCTAAGTCGATTAGGACCAGGTATATGGTGTCTAGTAATCTAATACTTAAAAAGCACATAATGAGAAGGCTCGTCAAAATTATCAGATTATCCAAGCAGAGAAAAGGCCAAAATCACTCTCTTTTATGCTATTAAGGCTACACTAACACAATCATGGATGAAGGTTTATTTAATCAAACAACATCAGAATAGAAGGCACCGAGTTGTAAATTGCTCCTGGGCAGGGGAACATCAATTCAGAAGTTAAGTCAACAAGAACAGACCTAATCGATCAATCCGCTCTAAAGAACAATGAGGCCTATACAGATCTTAAACAGCCAACCCAGGAAATTATGAAAAGTAGGTTTTAGGAAATATCACTAATCGGAATTGAATTTCAGAAAAACTTACTTTATAGTTTTCCAAAGCAAAGCGACTATCAGGAGGTATAGTTCCCTTGTTGTATTTCCCAGTGAGCACTCCAGAAGAAAGTGGACTCCACGTAGTCAGACCCAAGCCATAGTTGGTATAGAGGGGAACATATTCCGACTCGACCTGCATCCAGTATCCAGATTATAAAATCAGAACCAAGACAACCGACATAAATATGTCCTTTCAATAATTCCTTATTTGACATTTCCAAAGCACGATATCGAACTCATTGGGGCCGTTTCCTTTCACAGAACTGCACAAAAGTCCCCTTTTGACATTGCAACACAATTCTTCTTAAGCAAGTTGGACAACCATATTGTTTTTTACATAGACAAAGTATACACTTTTGCTAGACCATCCTAAAATTATCATATCAAACATTTCCACTtgattcaacaaaaaaaatcatcttagGCTGTAAATGGATAACAAGTGCATGACATGGTAGGATTAAATGAACTCATGATGTACTTCTAAACTTACATGAGGATAATAGATAAAACCGGCATGAAGTTACAGAGGACTATGTGTTGAACAAATGACCCATAGCAGCTGGTTAAACCCAACGATCTTTACCCGGTATTTATTCCTCTCACTTAACTTGAATAAATTGACTAAGCCAATCATGAACATGCCTAACTTCCATGCCATTGATGAATGAAATGGTTTGCATCAACAGCATCATAGCAACTTagaccaaaattaaaataaggcGACAAACAGTTCATGGATGTCACAACTGGGAATGCAAGAAGGCATCTACAGAGCTTCAGCTACTGCAAATACAGAGAAAGCTAGTCAAAGTTGGAGTAAAGATGTCTCATTCCCATTATCTGTACCATGATTGTCTCGGAGGCAATTACTGTGGTCGTTAAAATGAAGGAGCAAGATTGCTTGCTCAGCTCTGAAGCCGAGATGGTTCAAATCTACAATTTTTGTGGAGGACCATCCCTAATTGGATTGCACACCCGATGAAGTGAGAACCCAGAAGCattattgtttttccttttccatgttACACGGCATATCATGGACTCGAGACAAATAAAACTACTGAAATGTCAACCTACAAATTTGTCAGTTCTTTCATCAGCTTTGGCCCCCTCAAAGGAACAGCTTTTCATCAGCAGATGCAAATGGTTCAATTTCTCACATTTTCCCAACCACCCAAAACGTTGACCAACAAATTAGAACCACAAAAAAGACTACTGCAAACTTAGCACTATCTTCATTTGAGGATGCAAGTCCGATTTCTCACATTGTGCTAAGCATTCAGAGCAAAGGGAAGTGAGGTATCAAAGCACAACAATATCAtactaacaatcaaaatcagaatcTCACTAGCAGAATTCATGTCCAAAAGAGCAAACAGCATCCCCCAGTTCCAGCAGTAACAATGCAAGGAGAACACTCACCTTATGCCTAGAGAATAAATTGTACTCTGGCTGCTCCCCAATCGGCCCCACCATATCCAACCTCTGTGCAATCCCCCAAGCCTCAGTAATCTGCTGTGCCGACCATTCACTAGTTCCCCAGTAAAAGGCCCACCCTTTGTCAATGACATAGTTCATTGCTCTAACTGTCTCTTCAATAGGCGTAGAAGTATCAGGCCTGCATAAAAACCCATTCACGTGAAAAAAAACTCGCCACCGCCGAGATATGAGCTCTACAAACTGAACAATCAATTCTATCAGGAGAACAATAAAGTCAAGCAATCAAGCAACCAAAAAGCAAGATCAAAGCCCAATCAAACCATCGAAAGATCAACACATTCAGATGAGAGGAATTGAATAATACAATTCAGAACCGACCACAtctataaagataagcttcaacCTACACAAAACCACATTTCCTCACCTTTCGGAGCTAAAGACAGCAGATATAAGCAAAAATTTATCCCACACGCAGCTCTAACGGAGCAAAGAACGAACTTTAACACCACCAGCACCAGGAGACGAACTACAAAGACCAACTGATCAATTCTATCGACAATGCCAAACCACGAAACGCAGGGAATTCGAAAGCCTAAACGGAATCGACCAAGCAAAATCCAAAACACCAAACGAACACACCTGTGGCAATAAATCAAGTCGACGTAGTCCATGTCGAGCCTCTTGAGCGAGGCTTTAGTGCCCTCGACTATGTGCTTGCGGGACAAGCCCTTGTCGTTGGGGCCGGAACCACCCCAGAAGATCTTGGTGGAGACGACGATGTCGGATCGCTTCCAGCCGAGCTCGCGGATGGCCTGGCCCATGATCTCCTCGGCGCGGCCGTTGGCGTAGACCTCGGCGTTGTCGAAGAAGTTGACGCCGTGGTCGCGACAGCACTGGAGGAGGGACTTGGCCTCCTTCACGTCGAGCTGGTTCCCGAAGCTTACCCACGCCCCGTACGAGAGCTGGCTCACCCTCAGCCCCGACGGTCCCAAGTTCTTGTACTGCATCTTGACtcagcgagcgagcgagcgagcgagcaatGCCTGCCGCTGAGGTCCGATCGAACAGagagactgagagagagagagagagagagagagagagagagagagaccgcgTGAATCGGACGGAGATGGAGAGGGGGAGAAGCAATTTATACTCAAGAGAGCGACCGGGGGAAgcggaagaaatgatgagggaATTGGCGTTGGCGCGTGGGGTCTACGTGCTCCTACGTTGTCTAAAGTACATGGTCTTTGGATTCGGAGCTCACGTACGTTGatacataaatttttaatttattcagtaAAATCTATAAAATTTAacttaatatataatataatttctagatttttaatttttttatgcgaTCTTCAGACTTTTGttttattagatttttaatttaagattaTTCAATGCAGTCTGAGGGCTGAattaaatatgtataaaaatttaaaaattatatcgaataaattaaaaattcataaacagtATTACATATTAagttaaaattcaaaaacttagtgaataaatttaaaacataagaACTACTTTATATTATATGTTAAAATTAgaagatcatttgtgtcattatcctttATTCGAAATTCTTTTCTGTCCCAAAAACACATGCTCATGCATGtcggaagaaataaaaaaacgtGAATATGTCAAGAACAAAATCATTTATGTGTTTAAATAACTCTAGAAAATGAATTTAAATGGCTGTCaaggtgagaaaaaaaaaagaatgaaaagtggGAATTGCTATTTTTGCACGCGTGGAAGTAATCTGCGCGCGTCCCCGTATATTTCGGTTTTTGTGTGCTTCGCGTTTGTCGCTGGTCGTGAGGAGAATCCTAGGATGGCACGGCACGCGCCAGATGGACCGCCGCGGGGGCGAGTACGCGAGTGAAAGCGCGGAGAGGGGCGCGTGAGGCGAATTCTG contains:
- the LOC115743392 gene encoding probable voltage-gated potassium channel subunit beta; amino-acid sequence: MQYKNLGPSGLRVSQLSYGAWVSFGNQLDVKEAKSLLQCCRDHGVNFFDNAEVYANGRAEEIMGQAIRELGWKRSDIVVSTKIFWGGSGPNDKGLSRKHIVEGTKASLKRLDMDYVDLIYCHRPDTSTPIEETVRAMNYVIDKGWAFYWGTSEWSAQQITEAWGIAQRLDMVGPIGEQPEYNLFSRHKVESEYVPLYTNYGLGLTTWSPLSSGVLTGKYNKGTIPPDSRFALENYKNLASRSLVDDVLRKVNGLKPIADELGVPLAQLAIAWCAANPNVSSVITGATKESQIQENMKAIDVIPLLTPAVMEKIEAVVQSKPKRPDSFR